A portion of the uncultured Bacteroides sp. genome contains these proteins:
- a CDS encoding TonB-dependent receptor: MSPTQSEVMVKGQVKDQNGDVLPGVNIMVKGSREIGTITDVDGKFTIKVPYENASLVFSYVGYQPKEVPLQGKKNLVVVLVEDSKALEEVVVVGYTTQKKATITGAVSTLTTKDLVQSPTANLNNALAGRMPGLMVNQFSGGEPGVDMANINIRGVATYGDSSPIVIVDGVERDMSYLAPEEIETFTILKDASATAAYGIRGANGVIIVTTKRGKAQERATVNFKASFGLNKPINLSEYLGSADYATLYNEAMLNSDPNVSNSLLFSTQQIENYRKAKGDNSDGLGYNWDYRDYAFKYGAQEDYSLSARGGSDVVRYYVLANYYKQDGNYKHTTEGSSDDIQAVFKRYNFRTNMDIDINKNFYLKIDIGARITNRNAPGTTASRVVDIINTQPSYLPITLSDNGNSANESYVINNPYGLLYGDAIHRYNLLGELSRTGYLNEKNTGLNGSFSLGHKLDFITKGLKVEGTFSYDASEGRWIRRVLETRGSGYASYGRYATFQPAEGSNGSYFINNNEYDGKYMLGNPWYDQDETISNSLTRNATESKTYYQLRLDYQHRFGIHDVSGLLLFNRSERTYDSRVPYRYQGMTGRATYGYNSKYLAEFNFGYNGSENFAPGKRYGFFPSGAIGWVISEEKFMARTKKWLDHLKLRASLGWVGSDKISDSNDDRFAYLQFYGGGSGYSFGIDNFSNSIGGLAEGNFANPDLTWEKARKSNFGLDAAFFNNQLTLTADLFFEHRYNIITNLSDANKLGFPDIVGKSAPFVNSGVVDNHGLDLELSWNGQIGKDFRYFIKPNLTFARNEIKFMNEVKYDYVWRRSTGRPVGEHFVYVVDHLVYDQTEADRLNATNKGDGYQPWGKLFPGDVVYKDLNGDGKVDSEDKTHRGYPRTPEIQFGLPIGFQYKGFDFTLLLQGATRSSILLNGAAVYDFPSFGQDQIGKVKKLHLYRWTEATKDYATYPRLTYGANQNNKNAESSMALFDGTYVRVKNIEIGYSLSRKSLRFANLQSCRFYFQGMNLLTFDKLGDIDVDPEIKEGSGDWYPVQRVFNFGVSINY; encoded by the coding sequence ATGAGCCCGACGCAATCTGAAGTCATGGTCAAAGGGCAAGTCAAAGATCAGAATGGAGATGTTCTTCCAGGTGTTAACATTATGGTAAAAGGTTCTCGGGAAATCGGAACAATAACAGATGTCGACGGTAAATTTACAATAAAGGTTCCATATGAAAATGCAAGCCTTGTTTTTTCATATGTAGGTTATCAACCTAAAGAGGTTCCCTTGCAAGGTAAAAAAAACCTAGTTGTAGTACTTGTTGAAGACTCTAAAGCTTTGGAAGAGGTTGTCGTAGTAGGCTATACGACACAGAAAAAGGCTACTATAACAGGCGCTGTATCAACTTTGACCACCAAAGATCTTGTGCAAAGCCCAACAGCTAATTTAAATAACGCTTTAGCAGGACGTATGCCCGGATTAATGGTCAATCAATTCAGTGGAGGTGAGCCAGGAGTTGATATGGCGAATATTAATATCAGAGGAGTTGCAACATACGGCGATAGCTCTCCAATTGTTATTGTTGACGGGGTAGAACGTGATATGTCTTATTTAGCTCCTGAAGAAATAGAGACCTTTACCATACTGAAGGATGCTTCCGCCACCGCTGCATACGGTATTAGAGGGGCAAATGGAGTTATTATTGTGACGACCAAGCGTGGAAAAGCCCAAGAACGGGCAACTGTTAATTTTAAAGCTTCCTTCGGTTTAAATAAGCCGATTAACCTCTCGGAGTATTTGGGTTCTGCAGATTATGCCACTTTATATAATGAGGCAATGCTAAATTCCGATCCGAATGTGAGCAATTCTTTGCTCTTTAGTACCCAACAGATTGAGAACTACCGGAAGGCAAAAGGAGATAATTCAGATGGATTAGGTTACAATTGGGATTACAGGGATTATGCATTCAAATATGGAGCTCAAGAAGACTATAGTTTATCTGCCCGTGGTGGATCAGATGTTGTACGGTACTATGTTCTTGCCAATTATTACAAGCAGGATGGAAACTATAAACACACGACCGAAGGCTCTTCGGATGATATACAAGCGGTATTCAAGAGATATAATTTCCGTACTAATATGGATATTGATATCAATAAGAATTTTTATTTGAAGATAGATATCGGAGCCCGAATTACAAATCGTAACGCTCCGGGAACCACTGCTTCACGAGTTGTAGACATCATTAACACTCAGCCCTCTTATCTGCCAATAACTCTTTCCGATAATGGAAATAGCGCAAATGAAAGCTATGTAATTAATAATCCTTATGGATTATTATATGGTGATGCTATTCATAGATACAATCTACTTGGCGAGTTATCAAGAACAGGATATTTAAATGAAAAGAATACAGGTTTAAATGGTTCCTTTTCACTGGGGCATAAACTAGATTTTATTACAAAAGGGCTCAAAGTCGAAGGAACTTTTTCATACGATGCTTCGGAAGGTCGATGGATTAGGAGAGTTCTTGAAACCAGAGGATCTGGCTATGCTTCGTATGGACGGTATGCTACTTTTCAACCGGCAGAAGGCAGCAACGGAAGTTATTTCATAAATAACAATGAATATGATGGAAAATATATGTTGGGAAACCCTTGGTATGATCAAGATGAAACAATTAGCAATTCTCTCACTCGTAATGCAACAGAGAGTAAAACGTATTATCAATTAAGACTTGACTACCAGCATAGGTTTGGCATTCATGATGTTTCCGGATTATTACTATTTAATAGATCTGAAAGGACGTATGACAGTAGAGTTCCTTATCGATACCAAGGTATGACAGGAAGGGCCACTTATGGCTATAATAGTAAATATCTGGCAGAATTTAACTTTGGTTATAACGGTTCTGAAAATTTTGCACCGGGTAAACGATATGGTTTTTTCCCTTCCGGAGCAATTGGTTGGGTTATTTCGGAAGAGAAATTTATGGCGAGAACTAAAAAATGGTTAGACCATTTAAAGTTAAGAGCCTCTTTAGGCTGGGTAGGAAGTGATAAAATATCTGATAGCAATGATGATCGCTTTGCCTATTTGCAGTTTTATGGAGGAGGATCTGGCTATTCTTTTGGAATAGATAATTTCTCTAATTCGATAGGTGGTTTGGCCGAGGGTAATTTTGCAAATCCCGATTTGACTTGGGAGAAAGCCAGAAAATCTAATTTTGGATTGGATGCCGCTTTCTTTAATAATCAGTTAACACTAACTGCGGATCTGTTTTTTGAACATCGGTACAACATTATAACGAATTTAAGTGATGCCAACAAACTGGGATTTCCCGATATTGTAGGCAAGAGTGCTCCTTTCGTGAATTCCGGAGTAGTTGATAATCATGGACTTGACTTGGAATTATCATGGAATGGACAGATAGGTAAAGATTTTCGCTATTTCATCAAGCCTAATCTGACCTTTGCGCGTAATGAAATTAAATTCATGAATGAAGTAAAATACGATTATGTATGGAGAAGATCTACGGGACGTCCGGTTGGAGAGCATTTTGTATATGTAGTTGATCATCTTGTATACGATCAGACTGAAGCTGATAGATTGAATGCTACTAATAAAGGTGATGGCTATCAGCCTTGGGGGAAGTTATTTCCAGGAGATGTTGTTTATAAAGATCTAAATGGAGATGGCAAAGTAGATTCAGAAGATAAGACTCACAGAGGATACCCAAGAACCCCGGAAATACAGTTTGGTTTACCTATTGGTTTCCAATACAAAGGATTTGATTTCACACTTTTACTTCAAGGCGCAACTCGCAGTAGTATATTACTGAATGGAGCGGCGGTCTATGATTTCCCCTCTTTTGGACAAGATCAAATAGGTAAGGTCAAGAAGCTACATTTGTATCGCTGGACAGAAGCTACCAAAGATTACGCGACTTATCCTCGTTTGACGTATGGAGCTAACCAAAATAATAAAAATGCGGAAAGCAGCATGGCTTTATTTGACGGTACTTATGTCCGCGTGAAAAACATTGAAATAGGTTATTCCTTATCAAGAAAGTCTTTGCGCTTTGCTAATCTACAGTCTTGCAGGTTTTATTTTCAAGGTATGAATTTGTTGACTTTTGACAAATTAGGAGATATTGATGTAGACCCCGAGATAAAGGAAGGAAGTGGAGACTGGTATCCCGTGCAACGTGTATTTAACTTTGGGGTAAGCATTAATTATTAA